A window of SAR324 cluster bacterium genomic DNA:
TCATGGTGGCCCGAGGAGACCTAGGCTTAGAAGTCGACATGGAGGAATTGCCACAGCTACAACGTCGGATGGCCTATCTCTGCGCAATCCACGGTAAGCGCCTGATTGTGGCCACACATCTGTTGGAATCCATGATCGAATTTCCAGTGCCCACCAGGGCTGAAGTGACGGATGTGGCCAATGCAGTCTATGAACAAGCCGATGCCGTGATGCTCTCTGGAGAGACTGCATCGGGCAAGTTTCCCGTGGAAGCGGTCGAGACACTGGACCGGATTGTCCGTAGAACAGAGCGCTATCCGGGGGTGGATTACGCCAGCAAGATGAACTTGTCCAGCGCTCGAATGCACCTTGCAGCAGCAGCAGCTCAGATGGCGAGTGAACTACAGTTCAAAGGCTTTGTTGCAATCACTCAGTTTGGGCGTGGAGCTGAGTATATTTCGAACATGCGTCCACGGGGCTTACCAATCTATGCTTTCACCAACAGCGCACGAACCTATCGTACGTTGCTCTTCTGCCGCTCGGTCTATCCTTTCCTCGTGGAAGACTTTTCGATCAATCCGGAGTTTACGCTGGAACAGGCGCTACGGACACTACGTGATCGTGAGGGTTACCAACGTGGGGAACAGTTCATGATATTGGCGAACATCCTGACTGCGGAAGGCTTTGTCAATTCACTGCAGGTGCGGAAGATTCCTTGAAACAGGTGGGAGTGGCGACCCTGTGGGGAGGAACAGAGTCGCCGAAGGCCCGATGGCAGAGGCAGCACGCATCGGACCCTGGGGAGGAGATTTAAACCGAGCGGGAGACAAATTCGGGGTAGCTGTGCATACCAAACTCTTCCTCATCAGAGCCGATATACTCCTCTTCCTCAGAGACGCGGATACCCATAGTCGCCTTGAGAATGTACCAGATGATGGCGCTGGAGACGAAAGTAAAGAGTCCAATCACGATGATGCCCATGATCTGGGCACCTAAGGAGCCATCTTCCTTGAAGAGGCCAACGGCCAGCGTACCCCAGATTCCAGCAACTAGGTGAACCGAAAGAGCACCTACGGGATCATCAATCTTCATTTTGTCGAAGAAAGGCACTGCGAAGACAACCAACGCACCACCGATTCCACCGATCAGCATCGCCAGACCCATCGAGGGATAATCTGGTCCTGCTGTGATGGAGACCAAGCCTGCCAGTGCACCATTCAATACCATCGTCAAATCTACTTTCTTAAAGAGAAGCTGCGTCAGAATCATGGCGACAACAGCTCCAGCGCAGGCCGCGATGTTTGTGTTGGCGATGACCGCAGAAATCGCATCAGCATCATCCTTGGAACCCAGTGCCAGCTGGGATCCGCCGTTGAAGCCGAACCAACCAAGCCAGAGCACAAAAGTCCCAAGCGTTGCCATCGGTAAGCTGGATGCAGGGATTGGATGAACATTGCCCTGGCTGTCGTACTTGCCCTTGCGAGCGCCAAGGAGCAGAGCACCTGCAAGAGCGGCCCATCCACCAACAGAGTGAACGATGGTCGAGCCTGCAAAGTCACTGAAGCCGTCGATGAGCCCACCCAGTGAGGTCCCACCCCAGGTCCAGTGTCCCTGAATGGGATAGATAATCGCTGTCAATACGAGAGTGAAGGTCATGAAGGGCCAGAAGCGCACCCGCTCGGCGACCGTACCGGAGACAATTGAGGCAGCGGTAGCGACGAAGACAACCTGGAAGAAGAAGTCTGAGAGTAGGCTGTGACCGTCTGCAGAAGTGCCAGAAAGAGCAAATCCAGATCCAAAGACTGCGTTGCCCTCACCGTACATCAGGTTGTAACCGATCAGGTAGAAAGCGATACAGGCTACAGAATAAAGTGCTATGTTTTTAGTCAGAATTGCAGTTACGTTCTTTGTGCGAACCATTCCTGCTTCGAGCATTGCAAATCCAGCAGCCATCCACATAACCAGTGCCCCACTGATCAGCAGCCAGATTGTATCCAACACATATTTCATCTCAGCTTGAAATTCCATCATGTCCTCTCTGCCAAATAAAAATGAAGAATGTAGGGGGAATGTTCCTACACACTCAGCAGGGGATGTGCCTGTGCTGAAAATATTTTCAAATCAGCGGCAAGTCACTGATGTAATGTTTAATAATTAAACAATAATATTTAATTATTCTTTTGATCCGGCTGTTTATTGATTATTTTTTATGCAAAGAGTCGAAAAACTGGTCAGTTGGTAAAAACAGATGCTGAATGGTGAGAGCAAAATGCTGAATTTGAAAGCAGCAACTCTTCTTACAGAAAAACTGTGAACTCGTAAGCGAGTCTGAAAACGGAAATATCAAACCGATAGTTGTCGTGAGTTACCCAATTCACAGTCGCTACCCTGGAGGTGGCGAAAGATTGCATTCCCAGGCAAGATCATGAATGTTGCGCGTATGATGATTGAGTTACAGCATTGAATGAAACGCTCCTCCGCAACCAACTTTTCAAAGCAGGATAGCGTTTCGTTTTGAAAGGTTTGCGCTTGTCTTGCGAATTCGCTACGGTTTTTCCTTTTTCTGGTGAACACCGAATAACTTGGGAGGCCACATGAGCAGCGATTCGATCAAGTACTTGTTGTCTGAAGACCGTATTCCCCGCGATTGGTATAATCTGATCGCTGACTTACCTTCTCCACCACCTCCAGTATTGCATCCAGGTACCCACCAGCCAGTTGGGCCAGACGATCTGGCACCTCTCTTTCCGATGTCTTTGATCCTGCAGGAAGTTGCCTCGGAACGGACGATTGAGATCCCCAATCCGGTCCGAGATATTTACCGACAATGGCGACCTACTCCGCTGTATCGAGCCCGGCGCCTAGAGCAGGTCCTCGATACACCGGCACGGATCTATTACAAGTATGAAGGTGTCAGCCCGGCTGGAAGCCATAAGCCAAACACTGCAGTGGCTCAGGCCTTCTATAACAAGGAAGCGGGTGTCAAGCGCATCACGACGGAGACTGGAGCAGGACAATGGGGTTCTTCATTAGCTTTTGCAGGAGCCTTGTTTGATTTGGAGATTGAGGTCTTCATGGTCAAGGTGAGTTTTCAGCAGAAGCCTTACCGTCGAGCGCTGATGGAGTCCTATGGTGCAACCTGTACAGCGTCTCCTTCGGACAAGACAAGGTCTGGATGCAAGATTCTTGAAGACAACCCCGATTCAACAGGCAGCCTGGGCATTGCAATCTCGGAGGCTGTAGAAATGGCTGCTCAACGAGAGGACACGAAGTATGCTCTGGGAAGTGTTCTCAATCACGTATTGATGCATCAAACCGTAGTAGGACAGGAAGCGATTGAACAGATGGAGATGGCAGATGCCTATCCAGATGTGATCGTTGGCTGTACCGGTGGTGGTTCCAATTTCGCGGGTATTGTCTTCCCTTTCCTTGGCCAGAAACTGAGGGGTGGAAAAGATGTAAGGATCGTTGCGGTGGAACCGGCTGCGTGCCCTTCACTGACCAAGGGCCGCTATGCCTACGACTTTGGAGATACCGGTCACCTGACTCCTTTGACAAAAATGCACACTTTGGGTTCGACTTTTATACCTCCAGGCTTCCACGCAGGTGGATTGCGCTATCATGGTATGGCTCCACTCGTCAGTCACATCAAGGAACTTGGGTTGATTGAGGCCACGGCCTATGCACAGTTGGATTGTTTTGAAGCGGGTGTCGAGTTTGCCCGAGCAGAAGGGATCATTCCAGCTCCTGAGGCCAATCACGCGGTCAAAGGTGCAATTGTTGAGGCACTACGCTGCAAGGCAGAGGGAAAGAGCGAAGCGATTCTCTTCAATCTCTGTGGACACGGTCACTTCGATATGCAGGCCTATACCGATTACTTTGCTGGAAAGCTCCAAGACACGGGCTATTCGGAAGAAGAACTGGCGATGGCCTTGGCTGGTTTACCTTCTGTTGAGAATACGATTGGAGCCTGAGGTGTCAGAACAACCTCTTGATGAAGCAAAGCGCAGGATCAAGGTCGAACAGGTGGTGCGGGACTTCTTCATGGTTCTTGATCAGCACCACTTGACCCTAGAAGAAGGACTGGTTGCTTGGAACATGCTTGGCTTCACGATGTTCCAGGAGGCCTATCCCGAGGCTTCTCACGAGCAAATCCAGCAGCAGATGCTGGGTTTCTCACAACAGTTGTTTGAATCCCGCCGACGTTGAGTCGAGGGATTCGACGCTTGGTAGATGTAACACGACTATTTCGCCCTCCTTTTCACGCTGACTGATTCAAATATTCATGCAACCCGACTCAACCGCAGACAGCCGCAGTATTCGTCTGGAAAAACTGCAACAGCTACGTGATCAGGGTGCTTCACCCTATCCCTATTCCTTCCAGAGCACTCATACGATCCAGGAGCTACGTGATCAGGCAGATACATTGCTGACAGCCGCAACGTCAGTATCACTCGCAGGCCGCTTAATGGCTGTGCGTGGTAAGGGCAAGGTGATCTTTGCCAACATTCAGGCAGCCCATGAGCGGCTTCAGGTCTATGTGCGCAAAGATGAGGTTGGTGAAGAGTCCTTCGAAGTTTTCAACCTTTGTGACTTAGGAGATTTTCTTGGTTTGCAGGGGGTGATGATGTGCACGCAGACAGGAGAGCTGACACTCCGTGCGAATCGCTTGGAAGTGTTGTCAAAGGCGATTCGATCAATGCCGGTTCCCAAGGTCAAGGAGGTAGCAGGTGAACGCGTTGTCTATGATGAGGTCAAGGACAAAGAATTCCGCTATCGCCAGCGCTATGTCGATTTAGCCCTCAATGCTGATGTAGCTCAGGTCTTCCGACAGCGCTCACTGATCTTCCAGACAGTACGAACCTATTTGCTGGAGCAGCAATTTCTTGAAGTTGAAACCCCAACATTGCAGTCAGTCTACGGTGGTGCAAACGCGACTCCCTTTGTGACTCAGCACAAGGCCCTAGGGATCGATTTTTACCTGCGGATTTCAAATGAATTGTTCCTAAAACGCCTGGTGATCGGGGGTTTTGATCGAGTATTTGAGTTCATCAAGAATTTCCGCAACGAGGGCATCGACCGCACGCACAATCCCGAATTTTCAGCCCTGGAATTTTACCAGGCCTATGCGGACTACCATGACATGATGCGCCACTGTGAGAGCATCTTCGAACGCTGTGCTTTAGCAGTTCATGGTTCTACGCAGTTTGAATTTGAGGGAACAACGATCGATGTTAAGGCACCGTGGCCTCGGTTGACGATGTTGGAAGCAATCGAGCAGTTTGCTGGAATCTCCTTCACGACACTCAGTGATGAAGAAGTGTGGTCATTGTTAACTGCCAAGGGCTGGCATTTGGATGGAAGCTTCAGTCGTGGTCGTGCCATGCAGTTAATTTTTGAGGAAAGCTGTGAGTCCCAGTTAGTCCAGCCCACTTTCATCACGGATTATCCACAGGAATCCAGCCCACTTTGTAAGCAACATCGGCAGAATCCAGAATTGATTGAGAGATTTGAGGCCTATGTGATGGGTTGGGAGGTCGCGAACGCCTACTCGGAATTGAACGATCCAATCCGTCAAAGGCAGTTGATGGAAGAGCAGGTGGAGCGGGGCCGAGGTGGAGAAGCAGAAACCCATCCGCTGGATGAGGACTTTTTACGAGCGATGGAATACGGGATGCCTCCGATGGGTGGGATTGGTATCGGCATGGACCGGATGGTCATGCTACTGACCGGACAGAACAACATCCGTGACGTGATCCTCTTCCCAACCCTACGTCCCGAACAATTTGGGGAATGACACAATGCACTTGGACGAGGGTCTTGATTTTCAGCCAGATTTTGCCAAGTTGAACGGCTTGATGCCTGTGGTGGTTCAGGATGCCCAGTCTCAAGAAGTTCTGATGCTGGCCTATGCGAATCAAGAGGCCCTGTCACTCACACAAAAAACGGGGCTGGCTCACTACTATTCTCGTTCTCGTGATCAGCTTTGGCAAAAGGGAGAGTCATCGGGACACATTCAAAAAATTTGTGAGATCCGGATTGACTGTGATCAGGATACGCTGCTGTACCTAGTGGAGCAGCAGGGTCCAGCTTGCCACACAGGGAGGCAAAATTGCTTCTATCGCAAGGTGGTCGGTCCGCAGTTGGAGTGGTCTACAGAAGCAGGGTTGAGCGGAGAGACGAACTAAGGATGAGAACCGCTTTGCAGAAGCCTCTCATACTCAGTTTGTCAGATGTGGGCTGAGGGTCTGTTGCAAAGAAACGTAGAGCCAGTGCAACGCCAGTTGCTCCTTGCGTTGCTGCAGTTGTTGCAGTGAGTGTTCGATGCCTTCCAGCGCCTGTTCTCGCTGTCGGTTGACTGCTTGAACCCGCTGTTGTTCTGTAAAGATAACGCTGACCAGTTGCTCTAGGTGTTGTCGACTGTGAGTAGTGACGATCCAGTTGCCATTCTGTGCATAACTACAATAAGTGTTAATGTCCAAGCGGAGTAGATCATCGGATTCCCGGTAGTCGTTTGGGTTGACCCAGAGCCGCTTGGGAACATTGCCCAGACTCCGCATCATCTCCGCAACAATTTCTTCTTCTTCACACCATAACAGGACTTGCCGGCCGTTGAATTCAGCAGGATTTCGAGCAACCTCCTCCCAAGGTAGACTCCTACCCAGTTGCTCAACCAACTGTCTTCCCACTATGGCGACTCGATCAAGTACTTGTTGTTCCTGATCATACAGCTCCTGATGAGCCCGCAGTCGTTGCTGTTCCTGTCGAATTTCTTCATCTTCACGAAGTAATTTTTCTCGTCGTTCGTCCAACTCCTTGCGTTGCATGGGAGTACTGGCAATCGTCTTGGGTACCTCTATCGTGGGCCATTCTACAAAATCCAACACCGGTTCAAGTAATCCACTGATCGCTTTCCTGAGGTCAATGACGTTGCCTTTCAATTCTACTGAAGGCAGGGTGCGTAGGTAGAAGCCTTGAAGATCATTGCCCAATTGATGTTGTCCGGGTTGTAGGCTTTCGACACTTTCGACGTTGTTGAATCCGCGAGTGGCTAGAATGGAGCGGGCTAGTTCATTCAAGATTGGCAGACTACCCAAACAACGGAGAGCTTGTGGCCTTGGAGCAACCTGTTGCTGGCGTTTGGCGTGTGTCTCTAGATACTGCAGAGTACGCCGGAACGCAGCCGAATGGTCGGAAAGCTGTCGATGCACCAATATGGTTTTGATCTTCACATCTCCAAGTGAAAACTCGATCACACCATCCAGTGGTACTCCTGGGAAAAGAAAAAATCCCTTGTCGGTTCGGAGCAGTCCTTTGACCTGCTGGACTTCTACACTCTTGGCTTGTTGTGCCAGAAAAGTGGTCAACCACTCCTGCACAGACAGGGTCCTGTCGTCAGCTTCCAGGAAGCGAATCTGATCCAGCGCCAGCAGGGTTTGTGGTGGTAGATCCTGAACAGTGCGACGACACCAGCCTTCTCGTGGGTCAACGTACTCCAGCATAGAAACACGGGATTGCAGGTTGATCCAGGGAAAAGAGTGTAACTTTTGGGTTAGGAACACTCCGGGATGGGAAACCCGAAAATGCATCTGGTTGGTTAGGCGAACCCAGGGACTGGGTGGCAAAAAAGGACTCAACTCTTCCTGAATATTTTCCAGTACCAGTGCCAAGGGAACTTCTCGCAGTCGTGCCTGCATTTGTGAAAGAAAAAAGATGCAGTCCCGATGCTCTCGGAAGCCATGTGGCGTGAAAAAGGTGAAGACAGGTTGCAGGTCCTGCAAGTGGGCACAAGTGGACACTAGACGGTCTGGTTGTAAGTAGGAAGGGTCTAGCAGTGTGCCGACAAGTGGACCGTGTCCCGTGTATTTTTCTAGTCGCTGTAAAAGAAAACGCCAGAAGGATGGATTAAAACCGATACCTACCAGTTGCATGCGGCTCGTGCAGGAAACTTGAACTTGTAGAATTCCCTCATAGCGAGAGCTTTGTTAGGAATCCAAAAAGCTTTGCGAGAAATTTGCAGGAAAATGAGTTAGCTTACACAAAACAACCAGACCTTCAAACCAAACCATCGACAACCTATGTCAGAAGTTGCAACTACCGCAGAGGTTCCCAAAATTATACCGATCCAAACCGAGCACTGGCGCAATCTATTGTCGTTGACAGATGTCAGTCGCAAGGAAAATGAGATCATCTATGCTTGGGGAAAACTCAAACAGCAGACAGAGGCGCATGTGCCAGGTACTGGTCCGTTGGTGCTGGATGAACTCTACCTCGACTTTCTGCGCCTGCAAGTGCTCAGCTACCCGATTGTGATCGACTGGAAGAAGCCACTGACCAAGAGAGAGTGGCTGAACTGTGAATCACAACAGAAGGAAGTGACCAACCAATATGAGCAAATGTATAAGCTATCTGTTCACTTGCGCAAGCGTAGTTCAGAGCGCTATCCAGAAATGGCTCCCCTGTTCGGCATGCATCAGGAGTGCGGAGATGAACTGAGACAGCTGTGGGACTCCTTCCACAGCGCCTGGCGGGATTACAAAAAGGAATGGGAACACCTGCACCGCCAACAGCAAGCACGAAAGCGACGAGAGGCTGGAGGGAAGGCAGAACCTGGAGAAGACAATCCAGATATGCCCCTGGATGAGGAAGTCCTGCTAAAGATTCCACAGCCACCACCACTGCTCAATCGGGAACGATGGCATGTGCTGGTTTCGATGTCCCAGATGCTGACGACAGAACTTCGTTATCGGTGCCGAGATATACTCAAGACACCGGTACCGACTTCCAGATTTCCTCCCAGCGTGCAGCGCCTGATTGATGATGCCCGTCAGATTCAGGTGCAGACCAATGGCTTTGAACTGCTGGACAAGGTCAAGTGGGTTCAGCGTCGCAACGCTCAACTGGTAACTGAACTTGAGCGACTGACTCGAGAGACGATTATCACTCCAGACCTACTGAATATTGCGGAAGAGAACCAACCAGAGCGAGAAGAACGAAAAGTCAGGGGATACACGGATGATGGTTCAGGCCAAACTTATGGTCGGGAAGAAAACCGGACAGAGTGCAAAAAACGGCCAATCTGGTGGTGGGTGGGTACAGCCGCAGTAGTCGGGACAGCGGTGTTCTTGTTGGCGATATTCTTACCCTCCTCAGACCGTGCAGGATTGGGAGAAAAACTACCTCAATTGGTCTTCAAACCCACTGGACCAACCCGAACGGTAGAGAGTAACCCTGCTTTGCCAGATCCAGAGCCTGTGGATGTCAAGGATATGCTGATCAATCTTAGCTTTGATATGCCAACACGCCAGGTATCCAAGGGGACAGCACGCCAACTGGAGTCTTCCCTACAAAATAAAAGTAGTTTGCCGGCAGAGTTAAGTGATTTAGGAGCGCCCACTGCGGTTCTAGAAGCAGCTGGTGATATTTATCTCTATTGGGCAGATAAACTGACACGCTTTGAAAACACTCTGGAACTCCAACGTACCCTGCAAAAGTTGGAACGTCAGTACCAACAGATGCAGCAGAATTTGAAAAACCT
This region includes:
- the hisI gene encoding phosphoribosyl-AMP cyclohydrolase; this translates as MHLDEGLDFQPDFAKLNGLMPVVVQDAQSQEVLMLAYANQEALSLTQKTGLAHYYSRSRDQLWQKGESSGHIQKICEIRIDCDQDTLLYLVEQQGPACHTGRQNCFYRKVVGPQLEWSTEAGLSGETN
- the lysS gene encoding lysine--tRNA ligase, translated to MQPDSTADSRSIRLEKLQQLRDQGASPYPYSFQSTHTIQELRDQADTLLTAATSVSLAGRLMAVRGKGKVIFANIQAAHERLQVYVRKDEVGEESFEVFNLCDLGDFLGLQGVMMCTQTGELTLRANRLEVLSKAIRSMPVPKVKEVAGERVVYDEVKDKEFRYRQRYVDLALNADVAQVFRQRSLIFQTVRTYLLEQQFLEVETPTLQSVYGGANATPFVTQHKALGIDFYLRISNELFLKRLVIGGFDRVFEFIKNFRNEGIDRTHNPEFSALEFYQAYADYHDMMRHCESIFERCALAVHGSTQFEFEGTTIDVKAPWPRLTMLEAIEQFAGISFTTLSDEEVWSLLTAKGWHLDGSFSRGRAMQLIFEESCESQLVQPTFITDYPQESSPLCKQHRQNPELIERFEAYVMGWEVANAYSELNDPIRQRQLMEEQVERGRGGEAETHPLDEDFLRAMEYGMPPMGGIGIGMDRMVMLLTGQNNIRDVILFPTLRPEQFGE
- the amt gene encoding ammonium transporter; translation: MEFQAEMKYVLDTIWLLISGALVMWMAAGFAMLEAGMVRTKNVTAILTKNIALYSVACIAFYLIGYNLMYGEGNAVFGSGFALSGTSADGHSLLSDFFFQVVFVATAASIVSGTVAERVRFWPFMTFTLVLTAIIYPIQGHWTWGGTSLGGLIDGFSDFAGSTIVHSVGGWAALAGALLLGARKGKYDSQGNVHPIPASSLPMATLGTFVLWLGWFGFNGGSQLALGSKDDADAISAVIANTNIAACAGAVVAMILTQLLFKKVDLTMVLNGALAGLVSITAGPDYPSMGLAMLIGGIGGALVVFAVPFFDKMKIDDPVGALSVHLVAGIWGTLAVGLFKEDGSLGAQIMGIIVIGLFTFVSSAIIWYILKATMGIRVSEEEEYIGSDEEEFGMHSYPEFVSRSV
- a CDS encoding TrpB-like pyridoxal phosphate-dependent enzyme, translated to MSSDSIKYLLSEDRIPRDWYNLIADLPSPPPPVLHPGTHQPVGPDDLAPLFPMSLILQEVASERTIEIPNPVRDIYRQWRPTPLYRARRLEQVLDTPARIYYKYEGVSPAGSHKPNTAVAQAFYNKEAGVKRITTETGAGQWGSSLAFAGALFDLEIEVFMVKVSFQQKPYRRALMESYGATCTASPSDKTRSGCKILEDNPDSTGSLGIAISEAVEMAAQREDTKYALGSVLNHVLMHQTVVGQEAIEQMEMADAYPDVIVGCTGGGSNFAGIVFPFLGQKLRGGKDVRIVAVEPAACPSLTKGRYAYDFGDTGHLTPLTKMHTLGSTFIPPGFHAGGLRYHGMAPLVSHIKELGLIEATAYAQLDCFEAGVEFARAEGIIPAPEANHAVKGAIVEALRCKAEGKSEAILFNLCGHGHFDMQAYTDYFAGKLQDTGYSEEELAMALAGLPSVENTIGA